The genomic window GCCTCTTTCAAGTGGGTGCCGGTCTCTCGGCAACCCTTCGGCAGGACTGCGTTCCGGCCTGCGAACAGTGCATTGCATCCCAGGCGCCGCGCATCATCCGCATCGACGGGATGGAGCCGAGGCACGTGGTCCTGAATCTCCTTCCTCGCGGCCGGGTCGAAAGCGTCCGGAAGGAACAGCGCGCTGCCGTCGCCCACCGGGCACAGACAGGTGTCGAGGGGCCAATCCCAGCCGTCGGACAGGCGCAGCGATTGGACCTCGTGATCGAGGATCTCCGAGAGCGCCTGGTGGGCGGCCAGATCGTCGTCGGTGCGATAACCCGCGTATAGCGTTCCGTCCGCCACCACGAGATCCCTTCCACCTTCGAACGTGCATCCTTCAGGCAAGTCCGGCATGGCATAGCCGCGCACCATGAAGAAGTTGGCCCATGCTTCGGCTTCGGGGCGCCGCGACACGTCGCGCGGACGGCTGGCGATGAAGGTGTCCTTCCACACGAAGCCGCCGCTGGCGGCCGTCACGAGCTTGGGCATGTCGGGCCGGGGTTCCAGCAGGTCGACCTGGACGTCCAGTTCGTCGCGCAGGAGACGGTAGAGGCCGCGCCACTCGGCCATGACGGCGGAGGCGTCCTCGCCGGGCGCGGGCTCGTAGTGGAGCGGCGGGCACATCAGGACTTTCACCGCGAACTCCCCTACCCTGCCCTCAGCAGCCGTTCTCCGGGAACAGCCGGGCCACGTTGCCGCCCAGCAGCTTGCTCTTGACCGCGGCGCTGGCCTTGACGGCCTTGACGATGGCGACGGCGTCGCCAAGGCGGTCGATGGTGGGGAAGTCGCTGCCCATGAGCACCTGCTCCTCGCCCACCATGTCCATGGCGAAACGGATCTCGAGCGGACGCCAGAACGGGGGCGCCGTGTCAATGAAGATGCGGTGTTGGAACTTGTCGAAGTAGCCCTGCTCGCGCTTGTCCCAGAAGGACGGGTTCAGACGGTTGCGGAGCGCGAACCAGGCGCCGCCCAGGTGGGTGAAGACGAAACGCAGCTTGGGGAACTTCTCCAGCGTGCCGCTCATCATGAGGCGCACGATGTTGATGGTATTGTCCATGGCGCGCCCGAGGTTGCGGGTGAGGTTGAACTGCTCCATGCCGTGGGGATGGGCCAGCGGCAGCTCCGAGGACGGGTGCACGAAGATGGGGATGTCCAGGTCGGAGACCAGCCGGTAGAACGGGTGGTAGCGCTTGTCGTCCAGCAGCGCGCCGCGGATGTGCGTGTTGATGCCGACGCCGCGGAAGCCGAGCTTTTGCACCGCGCGCTTGAGCTCCCGGCGGCCGCCGGCCTCCAGCGCGGGCACGTGGGCCAGTGGGATGATGCGGCCGGGGAACCGCTCCACGAGCTGGCCCATCTCGTCGTTGATGAAGCGCGCCGCCGGGACGTCGATCCAGTCCACCCAGCAGCCGACGTGGAGCACGGCCTGGTCGATGCCGACCCGGTCCATCTCCTCGATCTGCGCGGCCATGTCCGCGGTCATGACCGGCGGGCCGAAGAGCTGCACCCCTTCCCGGCGGATGGCGAGCCGGTCCGGCCGCCGCACCACGGTCTCGCCGGCGCGGATCAGCGGTTCCGGGTTCCGGTAGTGTTCCTCGGGCATCCAGTGATGATGCGCATCGATGATCAGCGTCTTCGCCATGGAGCCTCCTCAGGCATCAGCCCCTCTGCTCGGGGCAACGATCCAGATACACGCCAACGATAGCACACACAGAACGATGCCGATCCAGCCCGAGCTGGCATAGCTGCCCGAAAGGTCGTGGAGGTAGCCCGCCAGCCAAGGGCCGACGCCCGCGCCCATTCCTATGCTGAAAGCCAGGAAGCCGATGATGGAG from Deltaproteobacteria bacterium includes these protein-coding regions:
- a CDS encoding amidohydrolase family protein, coding for MAKTLIIDAHHHWMPEEHYRNPEPLIRAGETVVRRPDRLAIRREGVQLFGPPVMTADMAAQIEEMDRVGIDQAVLHVGCWVDWIDVPAARFINDEMGQLVERFPGRIIPLAHVPALEAGGRRELKRAVQKLGFRGVGINTHIRGALLDDKRYHPFYRLVSDLDIPIFVHPSSELPLAHPHGMEQFNLTRNLGRAMDNTINIVRLMMSGTLEKFPKLRFVFTHLGGAWFALRNRLNPSFWDKREQGYFDKFQHRIFIDTAPPFWRPLEIRFAMDMVGEEQVLMGSDFPTIDRLGDAVAIVKAVKASAAVKSKLLGGNVARLFPENGC